GGAGCACACGGCCAAGGGCATGGTCATCTCCACGGCCGGCACGATGTCCAACCGATCGCGCGGCGGCCGCCCCTCGTCGGTGAACAGCCTCACGATCACCGACGACGCCATCGACGTGGCCACGCTCATCTGGTCGCCCGAGGCGCAGGCCTTCATCGCTGGGCCCTCCCGACGTTTCGCGCGCTGAGGCGGTTGATGCGCCGCGGCGCCGATCCCCACCAGCTCGAGCTGGCGGTGGCGCCGCCGCCGCCGCGGACGGCCGACGAGTTGCTCGCCGCGCTGCGCGCGCTCGGGCTGCGCCGCATCGCGCGGTGCACGCTCACGCGCAACCGCACGGTGATGGTGAGCTTCGGCGACGGGGAGATCCGCGTGCACGAGGGCTATCTGGCCGCCCCCGAGCCGGTGCTGCGCGCCATCGTCACGTTCGTGGAAGGACGCACCGCCGCCGACCGCCGCGCGGCGCGCCAACTCCTGCTGGCCGCCGCCGTCGTGTCGCGCGTGGAGGCGCGCCCCCCGGAGCGCACGCATCCCGACGACGAGCCGCTGGTGGCGCACCTCGCCGCCGCGCACCGGCGCCTCAACGCCGAGCGGTTCGGCGGCTCGCTGTCCGCCGTGCCGGTGCGCGTGTCGCGGCGCATGCGGTCGCGCCTGGGGCACTATGTCCCGGCCTCGCAGGGCGCG
This window of the Gemmatimonadaceae bacterium genome carries:
- a CDS encoding SprT-like domain-containing protein, with amino-acid sequence MRRGADPHQLELAVAPPPPRTADELLAALRALGLRRIARCTLTRNRTVMVSFGDGEIRVHEGYLAAPEPVLRAIVTFVEGRTAADRRAARQLLLAAAVVSRVEARPPERTHPDDEPLVAHLAAAHRRLNAERFGGSLSAVPVRVSRRMRSRLGHYVPASQGAPVEIVISRRHIRRDGWADAEDTLLHEMVHQWQDESGLPVDHRAAFRRKAREVGATPSAKRIVDQPRQEPRRLAG